The sequence below is a genomic window from Aulosira sp. FACHB-615.
GCACTTCGTGTGTCTATGTCCTAAATTTCAAGAAGTGATAGTCTTGCAATGAAAATAGACCCATGAGCAAATCTGGCTCTGGTTTCTGAACTCTAGATTGATCTTGACTACGCTGCTCTTTACAAAAATTTACTTAAAAGAAATATAAATTTTTTGCCAAAATGCCAAAAACGTTCAGCAGAAACTAGCTTCACGTATACCTTTGTTCTATAATGGCATAAGTAAAGCAGCGTGGGCATCTTTTGACAAGTTAGTGGATAACAGCGACCAAACTATTCCCCACTTTCTACGTCATATCCTGATCAACCCCGCTCTAAAAATAGAATATTTTGTTGTTCAACTTCAGGCAAAGCGATACTCCTTAGTACGTTTTGCCTACATTTTTATATGTGCCTTGTTTTCCTCCACTTCTGGTTAGACGCATCGACAAGCTCGATCTTACAAAACTTCGCGTATTTTCGCATCTAGCAAGATTTTGATTGTTTACTCCCGTTACCTCCGGTTTGATGAATTTTTGTAAAGTTTGCCCTATTCGTTGAAAGCTTTTCTCAAGGCATCCTAAGTAAGGCAGTTAGTTACTTTTGATTAAATCGCTATAACTCTCTTCAGCAAGAAATCTATTGGAATTTTTCATACATAAACCCCTTGACGCAAAAACTCTTGAGGCTGTCAAAGAACTCGACAAAATAGTATTTCTTCGCTCTAGGAATATTTTTGATTTTTTGATCAAGCACAGCTAATTATTACATTTTGTTTTTTAATTTTTATCTCACCTCCAGATTTTGCTTGTGTGCTTAGGTTTGATTACATATAGCTGATTGCTTGATATCCTACTAATCAAGAATAGTATCATATACACCTATTCAAGTTCAAACTTTTAGGCTTAAACTTGGCAGTATAGAGATACATTAACAATTCTGGCTAGAAAAATCTACAGGCAAATACGATTAATCAAACAGGTTGTTGCTGCAAAAAGTTACACTTATTAATAAACAATTAACATGAGCAATTATTTTTACATATATTGGCTAAGTAAGCTTATCAAAAGAAAGAATTGGCAATTCGCAGAGTATTATATGCTACATAAGATATTCCAAAGATATTCCAAGTAAAGAAAGTCTTATTCCAGGAAAAATAGATACTACCAGTCTCCAAATGGAGAATAATTAAGGTTTATTAAATAAAAGTTCAAACTTTTATTTGAAATCAAATACATAGAGATAAGTTATGGAAGTTAAAGAAGCGATTAGATTTATAAATGAATTGGTGTATGCAAAGCAAGGAAGATGGCTAGAAGAACCGGAAAAAATTGTTATTAAGGCAGCTTGGTTAGACCTAGAGTACAAAGAGATAGCAGATAATAGCCCCTATGGATTTGAGATATTACAGCGTCGTGTAGCTCCAAGCTTGTGGGTATTATTGACAGGAATTTTAGGAAATGGGGAAAAAGTTACAAAAAAGAAGCTTAAGGCGATTGTAGAACAACAAAACCATAACAAGCTTAGTAATACTAAGTCTGATTTTAAATTTTTAGATATTTTAGGAGGTAATCCCCCGGAAGTCGCTAAATTTTATGGTAGAAGTCCAGAATTAGCAATGCTGCAAGAGTTAGTCATTCGGGAAAAATGCGTGGCAGTTATAGGAGAAGCAGGAATTGGCAAGAGCGCATTAGTAGTTAAGTTACTTCAAGCTTTGGATATTCAAGATTGTTATTTCAATGGTTTTATTTGGAAATCTATTGGCTACAGCCCCTCTTTGTCTAGTTTAGTTACTGAATTTCTTAAATTAATATCGGAACTAGAAAATCAAAATTTTGATATCCCTAAAAGTAGTGAAGACAAAATAACGCTATTAATTGAGCGATTAAGATTAAAACCTTATTTAATAATTTTAGATTCAGCAGAGGCTTTACTACAAGGAGATAGAAATAAAAGTCCTAATCCTTATGGAGATGAATATATAGAGTATGGAACATTCTTTAGAAGAATTGTAGAAGCACAACATCAAAGTTCTTTAGTATTAATTAGCAGAAAACCATTTGTTGATATTACACGTTTACAAAATAAGGGGCAATCTGCTGTTGTGCTGAAAATTGAAGGATTGCGTAGAGACGCATTTGAAATTTTGCGCGATAAAGGATTAAAAGATGAACATAAATGGGGAGAATTAGTACAAATATATCATGGAAACCCTTTAGTTTTAAATATTGTTGCAAGTAAAATAAAACTATTTTTTAATAATAGTGTAGAAGATTTTCTTGCTTTGAATACAGTTTTATTAGATGATATTATAAAAGAGAACTTAGACGATTACTTTAAAGGTATAGGGAGACTAACAATTTTAGAAAAAGAAATTGTAATTTCGTTAGTTGAAGAAATGGAAAATAAACAGATTGATTTAATTTCAAATACCGAATTGTTAAGTTTGTTAAAAACAAAGGGAATAAGAGTAAGTACATCTGATTTTATTGATGCTATCAATGCTTTGATTGAACGCTTTTTAGTTGAACAAATACTAAATAATCAAGAGGAGTTAATGTTATATATACAGCCTGTAATTAAGAAATATATTTATACATATTGCCATCAGAAGCAAGGGAAATTTTCAATAATTTAATCAGTATAATACAAAAATAAAAGAAAGTTAAATGTGTGGCTTACTGTATCAATCCTAGTTGTAAACATCGCCAAAATCCAGACGATGTTCAAAAGTGTTTAAATTGTGGAACAGAATTACTAATAGATGAACGATTTCGTCTAATGAAACCATTGTGC
It includes:
- a CDS encoding ATP-binding protein; this encodes MEVKEAIRFINELVYAKQGRWLEEPEKIVIKAAWLDLEYKEIADNSPYGFEILQRRVAPSLWVLLTGILGNGEKVTKKKLKAIVEQQNHNKLSNTKSDFKFLDILGGNPPEVAKFYGRSPELAMLQELVIREKCVAVIGEAGIGKSALVVKLLQALDIQDCYFNGFIWKSIGYSPSLSSLVTEFLKLISELENQNFDIPKSSEDKITLLIERLRLKPYLIILDSAEALLQGDRNKSPNPYGDEYIEYGTFFRRIVEAQHQSSLVLISRKPFVDITRLQNKGQSAVVLKIEGLRRDAFEILRDKGLKDEHKWGELVQIYHGNPLVLNIVASKIKLFFNNSVEDFLALNTVLLDDIIKENLDDYFKGIGRLTILEKEIVISLVEEMENKQIDLISNTELLSLLKTKGIRVSTSDFIDAINALIERFLVEQILNNQEELMLYIQPVIKKYIYTYCHQKQGKFSII